In Vibrio atlanticus, the following proteins share a genomic window:
- a CDS encoding DUF3306 domain-containing protein, with translation MATNFFSRWSQRKLDESIDEPLEVEQTLEAPELTSSDSSPSEISPAELSSEMEAAAPQSLESEASETNEDVHVADVQDPAPEATEDLSVAQLLVSEASESVKKAALRKLFLSEEFNIRDGLDDYDDDYSNLKSLSEGVAETLRDWVKDKTEEDTVNEPEQAADNEEETLIDEVDDSINEAEETESELSESDEIAGEEKELYKNTVSDDKATMSDEADLKEVGQNIPHK, from the coding sequence ATGGCAACTAACTTCTTTAGCCGTTGGTCTCAACGAAAGCTTGATGAATCCATTGACGAACCTTTGGAAGTAGAGCAAACACTGGAAGCACCAGAACTTACTTCTTCTGATTCTTCACCTTCTGAGATTTCGCCGGCTGAGCTTTCGTCTGAAATGGAAGCAGCAGCGCCTCAGTCTTTAGAGAGTGAAGCTTCAGAAACCAATGAAGACGTTCATGTTGCTGACGTTCAAGATCCCGCACCAGAAGCCACTGAAGATTTGTCTGTTGCCCAATTATTGGTATCAGAAGCCTCTGAAAGCGTAAAAAAAGCGGCATTGCGTAAACTATTCCTCTCAGAAGAGTTCAACATTCGTGATGGTTTAGATGATTACGACGACGATTACAGCAATTTGAAGTCTCTGTCTGAAGGAGTTGCAGAAACTCTTCGCGATTGGGTAAAAGACAAGACAGAAGAAGACACAGTAAACGAACCTGAACAAGCCGCTGATAATGAAGAAGAAACTTTGATTGATGAGGTTGATGACTCTATTAATGAAGCTGAAGAGACCGAGTCAGAACTCAGTGAAAGTGACGAAATTGCGGGTGAAGAAAAAGAACTGTATAAAAACACAGTGTCGGATGATAAAGCTACAATGTCAGACGAAGCTGACCTAAAAGAGGTGGGACAAAATATACCACACAAATAA
- a CDS encoding DUF3305 domain-containing protein: MSEIKEFKEQYEKTEAAWPIGVQRIEKEIKTGIWVTTQWELMGFELSPEDDAQDVCLLQLHKDERTDYRFNLSSQQPKLFLVMDNVDSDVKPVIQLLTASQTVAGQYMDGDNQVLSYDIPLPVQAWMEAFIGRHGELLETRRKKRKGAGRSNGN, from the coding sequence ATGTCTGAGATAAAAGAATTCAAAGAACAATATGAAAAAACAGAAGCAGCTTGGCCAATAGGTGTCCAAAGAATAGAGAAAGAGATCAAGACAGGTATCTGGGTAACCACTCAATGGGAATTGATGGGGTTTGAACTGTCACCAGAAGATGACGCCCAAGACGTTTGTTTACTTCAACTACATAAAGATGAACGTACAGACTATCGATTCAACCTAAGCTCTCAGCAACCTAAGCTTTTCTTAGTAATGGATAATGTCGATTCTGATGTTAAGCCCGTCATTCAGTTACTTACTGCCTCACAAACCGTTGCAGGGCAATACATGGACGGTGACAACCAAGTGCTTTCCTACGACATTCCTTTGCCCGTACAGGCTTGGATGGAAGCGTTCATCGGTCGTCATGGCGAGTTATTAGAAACAAGACGTAAGAAACGCAAAGGCGCGGGAAGATCAAATGGCAACTAA
- the fdhD gene encoding formate dehydrogenase accessory sulfurtransferase FdhD has translation MVKPNIIKTSENPLQTIEVEVFDEYGEKLTKQIACERPLTVMLNWKEIVTLMTLGSRPESLVLGYLKNQSFLSDPEAVESIIIDWETSSAAVITNEDTSQLEQALKKKTVTSGCGQGTMFGNVMKQLEDYQVPQTKIKQSEIYTALEALTHYNDTYKKAGAVHGCAVCKDDKVLSFVEDVGRHNAVDTLAGEMWLNKESGEDKIFYTTGRLTSEMVIKVAQMGIPVLLSRSGVTQMGLDLAQQFGITTIARAKGLRFQVFTGAEKIEFDVKGE, from the coding sequence GTGGTAAAACCAAACATAATAAAAACTAGTGAAAACCCACTTCAAACAATCGAAGTTGAAGTGTTTGATGAATATGGTGAGAAGCTAACCAAACAGATCGCTTGTGAACGCCCTCTTACCGTCATGTTGAACTGGAAAGAGATCGTAACCCTGATGACGCTCGGCTCACGCCCTGAATCCTTAGTCTTGGGGTATTTGAAGAACCAAAGCTTCCTTTCTGACCCTGAAGCGGTTGAATCTATCATCATCGATTGGGAAACCAGCTCTGCAGCGGTTATTACCAATGAAGATACGAGCCAGCTTGAGCAAGCGCTTAAGAAGAAGACAGTGACCTCTGGCTGTGGTCAGGGCACTATGTTTGGTAACGTGATGAAGCAGTTGGAAGATTACCAAGTGCCTCAGACCAAGATTAAGCAATCTGAAATTTACACGGCTTTAGAAGCGCTGACTCATTACAACGACACCTACAAGAAAGCTGGCGCGGTACATGGTTGCGCAGTTTGCAAAGACGACAAGGTTCTATCGTTTGTTGAAGATGTTGGCCGTCACAATGCGGTAGATACGTTGGCTGGTGAGATGTGGCTTAACAAAGAGTCAGGTGAAGATAAGATTTTTTACACTACTGGCCGCCTGACTTCTGAAATGGTCATCAAAGTGGCGCAGATGGGTATTCCTGTTCTGTTATCACGTTCAGGCGTAACGCAAATGGGTTTAGATTTGGCTCAGCAATTTGGTATCACAACCATTGCTCGCGCGAAAGGCCTGCGTTTCCAAGTGTTCACTGGCGCAGAGAAGATTGAATTCGATGTAAAAGGTGAATAA